Proteins encoded in a region of the Onychostoma macrolepis isolate SWU-2019 chromosome 20, ASM1243209v1, whole genome shotgun sequence genome:
- the suco gene encoding SUN domain-containing ossification factor isoform X1, protein MKKLRVLLLCAVLALLCWHSCHHVYCSEEISSGPGLPAQDDSSYTTQEPGADNKVEEERATHTQSSYDVGLETERDELKETALHSQDALHEEKHKQTVNLEEVLEEPQIQLESALPELEQQQQQQQQQQQQQEQQQPELQSTQQSDQQQSAQPPTLTQPQTAPSPSQPQPDPETPQATATEDQAAHPSAALTPPQTDPHGEDPSAPPAELQKSPESASPTSVTSSESSSSGLPDAPVENSSASQCEVGSVPPFSQSLGTTLTSVLEEHVEKQAVNQSATLGVQSTETSADPTATLLPSELDLTELGQTASIPPPTKSQQVVDHEGATDPPVPSKEDIPTFDEWKKKVMEVEEKKSQSLHTSSNGSPHPVKKVQKNFKNNYASVECGAKILSANNEAKSTSAILMENMDLYMLNPCSTKIWFVIELCEPIQVKQLDIANFELFSSTPKDFLVSISDRYPTNKWIKLGTFHARDERTVQSFPLDEQLYAKYVKMFIKYIKVELLSHFGSEHFCPLSLIRVFGTSMVEEYDEIADSQYTSERAEYLDEDYDYPPGYLPSEDKTSKNLLGSATNAILNMVNNIAANVLGGKPELEDGAEMEGNVSSGTENVTQASTEATLTPEPTEQPSTLDVLDLDPTLVKEDLEFPVPEAPSEPPPEDSRIVILIEEDEEATQPTVTLLEEEREEEKRIEKMWERESATYCGHLSTLSCLASLHEHFYCYCSAALALQRQRRDRRHKAQHTHTDTDTQTTPQQSLPDTTPIQEPPAPSEKLPETEQPSQAQAERISPTETVASPPPSSSGESAVIKQELPPETILLEPSRTSTLPPHSFSDTPTQNIPESLPTGEPVDQSPQYLVDIPETCTPVSSTSSLLSPSAASSPLSSTTTIEPHSPEMDPPNLELPVATKEQTVQPLPTHTRPADIPPPTELPIPLPEASDIGRTAGVEDPHHSAVASQPELSEAPLSQQEETVDDILLPHRTAGEFYAEQQHSAEMGHGNGNGNGNQVHGSNQKESVFMRLNNRIKALEMNMSLSSRYLEELSQRYRKQMEEMQRAFNKTIIKLQNTSRIAEEQDQKQTEAIQMLQSQLENATRIMLNLSATVAQLQREVSDRQSYLVLSLILCLTLGLLLCMQCCRSSPSHNTSSTIPMSNHYPSPKRCFSSYDDMSLKRRVSCPLVRSKSFQLPTSEVGPDDLYIVEPLRFSPEKKKKRCKTKGGDRVETLRASVPSATAVNGEPRCNGETSSSSLQFLPSTCNGYASTCSSRDCASEGSSESSASTLSEESFSSTPSMNGHDPTLCNGEPPPTKSKMEKRSLKRRKSKNAEQQEAQHVGEILPLPVTVMPTLEELMKGKADLGVATFGRTAVTGRV, encoded by the exons ACTGTGAATTTGGAAGAAGTGTTGGAGGAGCCGCAGATTCAGCTTGAGTCGGCTCTACCTGAGctagaacaacaacaacagcagcaacaacaacaacagcagcagcaggagCAGCAGCAACCTGAACTCCAGAGCACCCAACAATCAGACCAACAACAGTCAGCTCAACCACCAACACTTACACAGCCCCAAACAGCACCGTCACCCTCCCAGCCCCAGCCAGACCCTGAAACTCCACAGGCCACTGCCACAGAGGACCAGGCTGCCCACCCCTCCGCTGCTTTAACCCCCCCACAGACTGACCCACACGGAGAAGACCCGTCTGCACCTCCTGCTGAACTCCAGAAGAGCCCAGAGTCAGCCTCACCTACCTCAGTCACCTCCTCCGAGAGCTCCTCCAG tgGACTACCTGATGCCCCTGTAGAGAACTCTAGTGCCAGTCAGTGTGAGGTGGGCTCTGTGCCCCCCTTCAGCCAGTCCCTTGGCACCACGCTCACCAG TGTTTTGGAGGAACATGTGGAGAAGCAAGCAGTGAACCAGTCTGCCACATTGGGAGTACAGAGTACAGAGACCAGTGCTGACCCGACTGCCACTCTGCTCCCGAGTGAGCTGGACCTCACAGAGCTGGGGCAGACAGCCAGTATCCCTCCACCTACAAAAAGCCAGCAG gtGGTGGACCATGAGGGAGCAACAGACCCTCCTGTACCCAGTAAAGAGGACATCCCCACTTTTGATGAGTGGAAGAAGAAAGTGATGGAAGTAGAGGAGAAGAAAA GTCAGTCTCTGCACACTTCATCAAATGGCAGCCCTCATCCAGTCAAAAAGGTCCAAAAGAATTTCAAGAATAACTACGCTTCTGTCGAATGTGGGGCCAAAATCCTCTCGGCCAACAATGAGGCCAAG AGCACATCTGCCATCCTGATGGAGAACATGGATCTGTACATGCTGAACCCCTGCAGTACCAAGATCTG GTTTGTTATTGAGCTCTGTGAGCCAATCCAGGTGAAACAGCTGGATATTGCAAATTTTGAGTTGTTCTCCTCTACACCAAAAGATTTTCTTGTGTCTATAAGTGACAG GTATCCGACCAATAAGTGGATCAAGCTGGGCACCTTTCACGCCCGTGATGAACGCACAGTACAGAGCTTCCCTCTGGATGAACAACTCTATGCCAAATATGTTAAG ATGTTCATCAAATACATAAAG GTTGAGCTGCTCTCCCACTTTGGCTCTGAACACTTCTGTCCACTCAGCctgatcag GGTGTTTGGCACCAGTATGGTGGAGGAGTATGATGAGATAGCTGACTCTCAGTACACGTCAGAGAGAGCCGAGTATCTGGATGAAGACTATG ATTACCCACCCGGCTACCTGCCCTCAGAGGACAAGACGTCGAAGAATCTGCTGGGCTCTGCTACAA ATGCCATCCTGAACATGGTAAACAACATCGCAGCAAACGTGCTAGGAGGGAAACCAGAACTAGAGGACGGAGCTGAAATGGAAG GAAATGTTTCCTCTGGGACAGAAAACGTCACCCAGGCGTCAACAGAAGCCACACTCACACCAGAACCTACTGAACAGCCCTCTAC GCTGGATGTTCTTGACCTGGATCCCACTCTAGTTAAGGAGGATTTAGAGTTTCCTGTTCCTGAGGCTCCTTCAGAACCTCCACCTGAGGATAGCCGTATCGTCATCCTCATCGAGGAGGACGAAGAGGCCACCCAGCCAACGGTGACCCTGCTGGAGGAGGAGCGAGAGGAAGAGAAAAGAATAGAGAAGATGTGGGAGCGGGAGAGCGCCACATACTGCGGCCACCTCTCCACTTTGTCCTGTTTGGCGTCTTTGCACGAACACTTCTACTGCTACTGTTCAGCAGCATTAGCACTACAGCGCCAGCGTAGAGACCGCCGCCACAaagcacagcacacacacactgacacagaCACTCAAACCACCCCTCAGCAGTCCCTCCCTGACACCACCCCAATCCAAGAGCCCCCTGCGCCCTCTGAGAAACTTCCAGAAACAGAGCAGCCCTCTCAGGCACAAGCCGAGAGGATTTCCCCTACTGAAACGGTGGCTTCTCCGCCTCCGTCCTCCAGTGGGGAATCTGCAGTCATCAAGCAGGAACTCCCACCTGAGACCATTCTGTTAGAGCCCAGCCGTACCTCCACCCTTCCCCCACACAGCTTCTCTGACACCCCCACCCAAAACATCCCAGAGTCCCTACCCACGGGAGAGCCCGTGGACCAGAGTCCACAGTACCTGGTGGACATCCCAGAAACCTGTACGCCCGTCAGCAGCACCAGCAGCCTCCTCTCTCCCAGTGCCGCCTCCTCTCCGCTCTCCTCCACCACCACCATTGAACCCCACAGCCCAGAGATGGACCCTCCCAACCTGGAGCTCCCCGTTGCTACCAAAGAGCAGACGGTTCAGCCGTTGCCCACCCACACTCGCCCCGCTGATATCCCACCTCCTACTGAACTTCCCATCCCGCTTCCAGAGGCCTCTGATATCGGCAGGACTGCAGGGGTTGAAGATCCTCACCACAGTGCTGTGGCCTCACAGCCAGAGCTTTCTGAAGCCCCACTGTCTCAACAAGAGGAGACTGTCGACGACATTCTGCTACCACACCGCACCGCCGGAGAGTTTTACGCAGAGCAGCAGCATTCGGCGGAAATGGGCCATGGGAATGGAAACGGCAATGGGAATCAGGTGCACGGATCCAACCAGAAGGAATCGGTGTTCATGAGATTGAATAACAGGATTAAAGCACTAGAAATGAACATGTCCCTCAGCAGCAGATACCTGGAGGAGCTTAGCCAGAG GTATCGTAAACAGATGGAGGAGATGCAACGGGCTTTCAACAAGACCATCATCAAACTGCAGAACACCTCCAGAATTGCAGAAGAGCAG GACCAGAAACAAACAGAGGCTATACAGATGTTACAGAGCCAGCTGGAGAATGCCACCAGGATCATGCTGAACCTGTCAGCCACAGTTGCTCAGCTACAGCGAGAG GTGTCTGACAGACAGAGTTACCTGGTGCTGTCTCTGATCCTGTGTCTGACGCTGGGTCTGCTGCTCTGTATGCAGTGCTGCAGGAGCTCTCCCAGTCACAACACCAGCTCAACCATTCCCATGAGCAACCACTACCCCAGTCCTAAGAg GTGTTTTTCCTCATATGATGATATGAGTCTGAAACGGAGAGTTTCTTGTCCTCTCGTTCGTTCAAAGTCATTTCAGCTGCCCACATCAGAAG TAGGTCCTGATGACTTGTACATTGTAGAACCTCTAAGGTTTTCTCCAGAGAAAAAG AAGAAACGCTGCAAGACAAAAGGAGGGGACAGAGTGGAGACGCTTCGGGCCTCCGTCCCCTCAGCGACGGCTGTTAACGGTGAGCCCAGATGCAACGGTGAAACATCATCATCTTCTCTTCAATTCCTGCCATCAACGTGCAATGGCTATGCATCCACCTGCTCGTCCAGGGACTGTGCGTCAGAGGGCAGCTCCGAGAGCTCCGCTTCAACACTGTCTGAGGAGTCCTTCAGCAGCACCCCCTCCATGAACGGACATGACCCCACCCTGTGCAATGGCGAGCCCCCGCCGACCAAGAGCAAGATGGAGAAGAGGTCTCTGAAACGACGCAAGTCCAAGAACGCTGAGCAGCAGGAGGCCCAGCACGTGGGAGAGATACTGCCACTTCCTGTGACCGTCATGCCAACGCTGGAGGAGCTCATGAAGGGAAAGGCGGATCTGGGCGTGGCCACATTCGGAAGGACAGCTGTAACGGGACGAGTTTGA
- the suco gene encoding SUN domain-containing ossification factor isoform X2 — protein sequence MKKLRVLLLCAVLALLCWHSCHHVYCSEEISSGPGLPAQDDSSYTTQEPGADNKVEEERATHTQSSYDVGLETERDELKETALHSQDALHEEKHKQTVNLEEVLEEPQIQLESALPELEQQQQQQQQQQQQQEQQQPELQSTQQSDQQQSAQPPTLTQPQTAPSPSQPQPDPETPQATATEDQAAHPSAALTPPQTDPHGEDPSAPPAELQKSPESASPTSVTSSESSSSGLPDAPVENSSASQCEVGSVPPFSQSLGTTLTSVLEEHVEKQAVNQSATLGVQSTETSADPTATLLPSELDLTELGQTASIPPPTKSQQVVDHEGATDPPVPSKEDIPTFDEWKKKVMEVEEKKSQSLHTSSNGSPHPVKKVQKNFKNNYASVECGAKILSANNEAKSTSAILMENMDLYMLNPCSTKIWFVIELCEPIQVKQLDIANFELFSSTPKDFLVSISDRYPTNKWIKLGTFHARDERTVQSFPLDEQLYAKYVKVELLSHFGSEHFCPLSLIRVFGTSMVEEYDEIADSQYTSERAEYLDEDYDYPPGYLPSEDKTSKNLLGSATNAILNMVNNIAANVLGGKPELEDGAEMEGNVSSGTENVTQASTEATLTPEPTEQPSTLDVLDLDPTLVKEDLEFPVPEAPSEPPPEDSRIVILIEEDEEATQPTVTLLEEEREEEKRIEKMWERESATYCGHLSTLSCLASLHEHFYCYCSAALALQRQRRDRRHKAQHTHTDTDTQTTPQQSLPDTTPIQEPPAPSEKLPETEQPSQAQAERISPTETVASPPPSSSGESAVIKQELPPETILLEPSRTSTLPPHSFSDTPTQNIPESLPTGEPVDQSPQYLVDIPETCTPVSSTSSLLSPSAASSPLSSTTTIEPHSPEMDPPNLELPVATKEQTVQPLPTHTRPADIPPPTELPIPLPEASDIGRTAGVEDPHHSAVASQPELSEAPLSQQEETVDDILLPHRTAGEFYAEQQHSAEMGHGNGNGNGNQVHGSNQKESVFMRLNNRIKALEMNMSLSSRYLEELSQRYRKQMEEMQRAFNKTIIKLQNTSRIAEEQDQKQTEAIQMLQSQLENATRIMLNLSATVAQLQREVSDRQSYLVLSLILCLTLGLLLCMQCCRSSPSHNTSSTIPMSNHYPSPKRCFSSYDDMSLKRRVSCPLVRSKSFQLPTSEVGPDDLYIVEPLRFSPEKKKKRCKTKGGDRVETLRASVPSATAVNGEPRCNGETSSSSLQFLPSTCNGYASTCSSRDCASEGSSESSASTLSEESFSSTPSMNGHDPTLCNGEPPPTKSKMEKRSLKRRKSKNAEQQEAQHVGEILPLPVTVMPTLEELMKGKADLGVATFGRTAVTGRV from the exons ACTGTGAATTTGGAAGAAGTGTTGGAGGAGCCGCAGATTCAGCTTGAGTCGGCTCTACCTGAGctagaacaacaacaacagcagcaacaacaacaacagcagcagcaggagCAGCAGCAACCTGAACTCCAGAGCACCCAACAATCAGACCAACAACAGTCAGCTCAACCACCAACACTTACACAGCCCCAAACAGCACCGTCACCCTCCCAGCCCCAGCCAGACCCTGAAACTCCACAGGCCACTGCCACAGAGGACCAGGCTGCCCACCCCTCCGCTGCTTTAACCCCCCCACAGACTGACCCACACGGAGAAGACCCGTCTGCACCTCCTGCTGAACTCCAGAAGAGCCCAGAGTCAGCCTCACCTACCTCAGTCACCTCCTCCGAGAGCTCCTCCAG tgGACTACCTGATGCCCCTGTAGAGAACTCTAGTGCCAGTCAGTGTGAGGTGGGCTCTGTGCCCCCCTTCAGCCAGTCCCTTGGCACCACGCTCACCAG TGTTTTGGAGGAACATGTGGAGAAGCAAGCAGTGAACCAGTCTGCCACATTGGGAGTACAGAGTACAGAGACCAGTGCTGACCCGACTGCCACTCTGCTCCCGAGTGAGCTGGACCTCACAGAGCTGGGGCAGACAGCCAGTATCCCTCCACCTACAAAAAGCCAGCAG gtGGTGGACCATGAGGGAGCAACAGACCCTCCTGTACCCAGTAAAGAGGACATCCCCACTTTTGATGAGTGGAAGAAGAAAGTGATGGAAGTAGAGGAGAAGAAAA GTCAGTCTCTGCACACTTCATCAAATGGCAGCCCTCATCCAGTCAAAAAGGTCCAAAAGAATTTCAAGAATAACTACGCTTCTGTCGAATGTGGGGCCAAAATCCTCTCGGCCAACAATGAGGCCAAG AGCACATCTGCCATCCTGATGGAGAACATGGATCTGTACATGCTGAACCCCTGCAGTACCAAGATCTG GTTTGTTATTGAGCTCTGTGAGCCAATCCAGGTGAAACAGCTGGATATTGCAAATTTTGAGTTGTTCTCCTCTACACCAAAAGATTTTCTTGTGTCTATAAGTGACAG GTATCCGACCAATAAGTGGATCAAGCTGGGCACCTTTCACGCCCGTGATGAACGCACAGTACAGAGCTTCCCTCTGGATGAACAACTCTATGCCAAATATGTTAAG GTTGAGCTGCTCTCCCACTTTGGCTCTGAACACTTCTGTCCACTCAGCctgatcag GGTGTTTGGCACCAGTATGGTGGAGGAGTATGATGAGATAGCTGACTCTCAGTACACGTCAGAGAGAGCCGAGTATCTGGATGAAGACTATG ATTACCCACCCGGCTACCTGCCCTCAGAGGACAAGACGTCGAAGAATCTGCTGGGCTCTGCTACAA ATGCCATCCTGAACATGGTAAACAACATCGCAGCAAACGTGCTAGGAGGGAAACCAGAACTAGAGGACGGAGCTGAAATGGAAG GAAATGTTTCCTCTGGGACAGAAAACGTCACCCAGGCGTCAACAGAAGCCACACTCACACCAGAACCTACTGAACAGCCCTCTAC GCTGGATGTTCTTGACCTGGATCCCACTCTAGTTAAGGAGGATTTAGAGTTTCCTGTTCCTGAGGCTCCTTCAGAACCTCCACCTGAGGATAGCCGTATCGTCATCCTCATCGAGGAGGACGAAGAGGCCACCCAGCCAACGGTGACCCTGCTGGAGGAGGAGCGAGAGGAAGAGAAAAGAATAGAGAAGATGTGGGAGCGGGAGAGCGCCACATACTGCGGCCACCTCTCCACTTTGTCCTGTTTGGCGTCTTTGCACGAACACTTCTACTGCTACTGTTCAGCAGCATTAGCACTACAGCGCCAGCGTAGAGACCGCCGCCACAaagcacagcacacacacactgacacagaCACTCAAACCACCCCTCAGCAGTCCCTCCCTGACACCACCCCAATCCAAGAGCCCCCTGCGCCCTCTGAGAAACTTCCAGAAACAGAGCAGCCCTCTCAGGCACAAGCCGAGAGGATTTCCCCTACTGAAACGGTGGCTTCTCCGCCTCCGTCCTCCAGTGGGGAATCTGCAGTCATCAAGCAGGAACTCCCACCTGAGACCATTCTGTTAGAGCCCAGCCGTACCTCCACCCTTCCCCCACACAGCTTCTCTGACACCCCCACCCAAAACATCCCAGAGTCCCTACCCACGGGAGAGCCCGTGGACCAGAGTCCACAGTACCTGGTGGACATCCCAGAAACCTGTACGCCCGTCAGCAGCACCAGCAGCCTCCTCTCTCCCAGTGCCGCCTCCTCTCCGCTCTCCTCCACCACCACCATTGAACCCCACAGCCCAGAGATGGACCCTCCCAACCTGGAGCTCCCCGTTGCTACCAAAGAGCAGACGGTTCAGCCGTTGCCCACCCACACTCGCCCCGCTGATATCCCACCTCCTACTGAACTTCCCATCCCGCTTCCAGAGGCCTCTGATATCGGCAGGACTGCAGGGGTTGAAGATCCTCACCACAGTGCTGTGGCCTCACAGCCAGAGCTTTCTGAAGCCCCACTGTCTCAACAAGAGGAGACTGTCGACGACATTCTGCTACCACACCGCACCGCCGGAGAGTTTTACGCAGAGCAGCAGCATTCGGCGGAAATGGGCCATGGGAATGGAAACGGCAATGGGAATCAGGTGCACGGATCCAACCAGAAGGAATCGGTGTTCATGAGATTGAATAACAGGATTAAAGCACTAGAAATGAACATGTCCCTCAGCAGCAGATACCTGGAGGAGCTTAGCCAGAG GTATCGTAAACAGATGGAGGAGATGCAACGGGCTTTCAACAAGACCATCATCAAACTGCAGAACACCTCCAGAATTGCAGAAGAGCAG GACCAGAAACAAACAGAGGCTATACAGATGTTACAGAGCCAGCTGGAGAATGCCACCAGGATCATGCTGAACCTGTCAGCCACAGTTGCTCAGCTACAGCGAGAG GTGTCTGACAGACAGAGTTACCTGGTGCTGTCTCTGATCCTGTGTCTGACGCTGGGTCTGCTGCTCTGTATGCAGTGCTGCAGGAGCTCTCCCAGTCACAACACCAGCTCAACCATTCCCATGAGCAACCACTACCCCAGTCCTAAGAg GTGTTTTTCCTCATATGATGATATGAGTCTGAAACGGAGAGTTTCTTGTCCTCTCGTTCGTTCAAAGTCATTTCAGCTGCCCACATCAGAAG TAGGTCCTGATGACTTGTACATTGTAGAACCTCTAAGGTTTTCTCCAGAGAAAAAG AAGAAACGCTGCAAGACAAAAGGAGGGGACAGAGTGGAGACGCTTCGGGCCTCCGTCCCCTCAGCGACGGCTGTTAACGGTGAGCCCAGATGCAACGGTGAAACATCATCATCTTCTCTTCAATTCCTGCCATCAACGTGCAATGGCTATGCATCCACCTGCTCGTCCAGGGACTGTGCGTCAGAGGGCAGCTCCGAGAGCTCCGCTTCAACACTGTCTGAGGAGTCCTTCAGCAGCACCCCCTCCATGAACGGACATGACCCCACCCTGTGCAATGGCGAGCCCCCGCCGACCAAGAGCAAGATGGAGAAGAGGTCTCTGAAACGACGCAAGTCCAAGAACGCTGAGCAGCAGGAGGCCCAGCACGTGGGAGAGATACTGCCACTTCCTGTGACCGTCATGCCAACGCTGGAGGAGCTCATGAAGGGAAAGGCGGATCTGGGCGTGGCCACATTCGGAAGGACAGCTGTAACGGGACGAGTTTGA